Proteins encoded by one window of Vidua chalybeata isolate OUT-0048 chromosome 8, bVidCha1 merged haplotype, whole genome shotgun sequence:
- the LOC128791631 gene encoding uncharacterized protein LOC128791631 isoform X1, protein MAARFPLQVTVVKVPGVSFPSLGAAWDLPSVPRLPLSSGPVQLHSGSHQLVPVTTRQGGPGALGQLVHLPPVVHLPQLVQLPLGAAVCPPAYGWVQQVVMGTLLPQQPRAVVQEEALYPLGSSMFHIHHQPALALPAGTTTMEPKEVVTTDLPGEGPAATTEAIPEQAGDSTNTHLFAWLDTTVSEDTNLNSPNSPTLDALLEELSEYLEDSGCLDKQAELAQQADNEDAILAANVPSLTAEDLDELLEFCECLLEDDHPKEPIVEAQQRNGQDAIPAIPNLTPSASALTASQPHPPHMAQMEEEALQRQPSSVITIRVNPKARELAAARPRALHQPVPPRAKRPSRRSMARPERKRRQR, encoded by the exons ATGGCAG CAAGGTTCCCTCTCCAGGTGACAGTGGTGAAGGTGCCTGGCGTGagcttcccttccctgggagctgcctgggatCTGCCgtctgtccccaggctgccacTGTCCTCTGGGCCTGTCCAGCTCCACAGTGGCTCCCACCAGCTGGTCCCAGTCACCACCAGGCAGGGAGGCCCAGGGGCCCTGGGGCAGCTGGTGCATCTTCCCCCTGTGGTGCATCTTCCCCAGCTGGTACAGCTGCCCCTCGGGGCTGCTGTCTGTCCCCCTGCCTATGGCTGGGTACAGCAGGTGGTGATGGGGacactgctgccccagcagccaaGAGCTGTGGTCCAGGAAGAGGCCCTTTACCCCTTAGGCTCTAGTATGTTCCACATCCACCATCAACCTGCCCTGGCTCTACCAGCTGGCACAACTACGATGGAGCCCAAAG AAGTGGTGACAACAGATCTGCCTGGAGAGGGacctgctgccaccacagagGCCATTCCTGagcaggcaggggacagcacCAACACCCATCTGTTTGCCTGGCTTGACACCACGGTGAGCGAGGACACCAACCTCAACAGCCCCAACAGCCCCACCTTGGACGCTCTCCTGGAAGAACTCTCTGAGTAcctggaggacagtggctgcctTGACAAGCAAGCAGAGTTGGCACAGCAAGCGGACAATGAGGACGCCATCTTGGCCGCCAATGTCCCCAGCTTGACAGCTGAGGACCTCGATGAGCTCCTTGAATTCTGTGAATGCCTGCTGGAAGATGACCATCCCAAGGAGCCGATTGTGGAGGCACAGCAAAGGAACGGCCAGGAcgccatccctgccatccccaaCCTGACCCCTTCTGCCAGTGCACTCACTGCTTCCCAGCCTCACCCACCCCACATGGCCCagatggaggaggaggcacTGCAGAGGCAGCCATCCAGTGTCATCACTATCCGTGTGAACCCCAAAGCaagagagctggcagcagccaggccaaGAGCTCTGCACCAGCCAGTACCCCCACGAGCTAAGAGACCTTCCCGCAGGAGCATGGCCCGGCCAGAGAGAAAAAGACGACAGCGGTGA
- the LOC128791631 gene encoding uncharacterized protein LOC128791631 isoform X2, with translation MAARFPLQVTVVKVPGVSFPSLGAAWDLPSVPRLPLSSGPVQLHSGSHQLVPVTTRQGGPGALGQLVHLPPVVHLPQLVQLPLGAAVCPPAYGWVQQVVMGTLLPQQPRAVVQEEALYPLGSSMFHIHHQPALALPAGTTTMEPKVVTTDLPGEGPAATTEAIPEQAGDSTNTHLFAWLDTTVSEDTNLNSPNSPTLDALLEELSEYLEDSGCLDKQAELAQQADNEDAILAANVPSLTAEDLDELLEFCECLLEDDHPKEPIVEAQQRNGQDAIPAIPNLTPSASALTASQPHPPHMAQMEEEALQRQPSSVITIRVNPKARELAAARPRALHQPVPPRAKRPSRRSMARPERKRRQR, from the exons ATGGCAG CAAGGTTCCCTCTCCAGGTGACAGTGGTGAAGGTGCCTGGCGTGagcttcccttccctgggagctgcctgggatCTGCCgtctgtccccaggctgccacTGTCCTCTGGGCCTGTCCAGCTCCACAGTGGCTCCCACCAGCTGGTCCCAGTCACCACCAGGCAGGGAGGCCCAGGGGCCCTGGGGCAGCTGGTGCATCTTCCCCCTGTGGTGCATCTTCCCCAGCTGGTACAGCTGCCCCTCGGGGCTGCTGTCTGTCCCCCTGCCTATGGCTGGGTACAGCAGGTGGTGATGGGGacactgctgccccagcagccaaGAGCTGTGGTCCAGGAAGAGGCCCTTTACCCCTTAGGCTCTAGTATGTTCCACATCCACCATCAACCTGCCCTGGCTCTACCAGCTGGCACAACTACGATGGAGCCCAAAG TGGTGACAACAGATCTGCCTGGAGAGGGacctgctgccaccacagagGCCATTCCTGagcaggcaggggacagcacCAACACCCATCTGTTTGCCTGGCTTGACACCACGGTGAGCGAGGACACCAACCTCAACAGCCCCAACAGCCCCACCTTGGACGCTCTCCTGGAAGAACTCTCTGAGTAcctggaggacagtggctgcctTGACAAGCAAGCAGAGTTGGCACAGCAAGCGGACAATGAGGACGCCATCTTGGCCGCCAATGTCCCCAGCTTGACAGCTGAGGACCTCGATGAGCTCCTTGAATTCTGTGAATGCCTGCTGGAAGATGACCATCCCAAGGAGCCGATTGTGGAGGCACAGCAAAGGAACGGCCAGGAcgccatccctgccatccccaaCCTGACCCCTTCTGCCAGTGCACTCACTGCTTCCCAGCCTCACCCACCCCACATGGCCCagatggaggaggaggcacTGCAGAGGCAGCCATCCAGTGTCATCACTATCCGTGTGAACCCCAAAGCaagagagctggcagcagccaggccaaGAGCTCTGCACCAGCCAGTACCCCCACGAGCTAAGAGACCTTCCCGCAGGAGCATGGCCCGGCCAGAGAGAAAAAGACGACAGCGGTGA